The Methanobacterium lacus genome includes a region encoding these proteins:
- a CDS encoding epoxyqueuosine reductase: MQEKQDNWNEIVMDMAKTLGASHVGITTKNSLGDSHQTTDLDYILDGAESAVTFAVPFGDSDLDNDIDMYLKKQDHKKLETAKVRATTLANGIALEISGLLNQVGYETVPVHANFVYRKDSPTEYRVPPLSHKLLAFRGGIGHIGYSGMIITKEYGANIALASVVTNAKLKATEALPEDDNYCNNCKLCSKVCLGDYMINEEYEDKIDGIKYKTAKKAHPMRCSYVCTGSTGYKNGNWSTWSPARFEIPESDDELIEIFQKKAIPAQNERNKINGIEGGFFHPFYPGYKIEYTCSMCQIICHPKKEVRNDRYNKLVKSGVIIEENGEKKSVTPKKADQIFDSISIDKKKLYK, from the coding sequence ATGCAAGAAAAACAAGATAATTGGAATGAAATTGTAATGGACATGGCAAAAACCCTTGGAGCAAGCCATGTTGGAATTACCACAAAAAACTCCTTGGGTGATTCTCATCAAACTACAGATCTAGATTATATTTTAGATGGTGCAGAGTCAGCAGTAACCTTCGCTGTCCCATTTGGAGATAGCGACCTTGATAATGACATTGATATGTACTTAAAAAAGCAGGATCATAAAAAACTTGAAACTGCAAAAGTTAGGGCTACCACCCTTGCAAATGGTATTGCACTAGAAATATCTGGATTATTGAACCAAGTAGGATATGAAACAGTACCTGTGCATGCTAATTTTGTTTACAGGAAAGATTCGCCGACAGAATATCGGGTTCCGCCTTTATCTCATAAACTCTTAGCTTTCAGGGGAGGGATAGGTCATATTGGTTACAGTGGAATGATCATAACCAAGGAATATGGTGCAAACATTGCCCTTGCTAGTGTTGTAACAAATGCAAAATTAAAAGCTACTGAAGCTTTACCTGAAGATGATAATTACTGTAATAACTGTAAACTATGTTCTAAAGTTTGTCTTGGAGATTATATGATAAATGAAGAATACGAAGACAAAATTGATGGAATTAAATATAAAACAGCAAAGAAAGCCCATCCCATGAGATGTTCATATGTATGTACAGGAAGTACAGGCTACAAAAATGGAAACTGGTCAACATGGTCCCCTGCACGATTCGAAATACCTGAATCAGATGATGAGTTAATAGAGATCTTCCAAAAAAAAGCTATTCCTGCCCAAAATGAGCGAAATAAGATAAATGGAATTGAAGGAGGTTTTTTTCATCCATTCTATCCAGGATACAAAATAGAGTACACCTGCAGTATGTGCCAGATTATCTGCCATCCAAAGAAGGAAGTAAGGAATGATCGTTACAATAAATTAGTTAAAAGTGGAGTGATTATAGAGGAAAACGGTGAAAAGAAATCTGTAACACCAAAAAAAGCTGATCAAATCTTTGATTCAATATCGATTGATAAAAAGAAGTTATACAAATGA
- a CDS encoding DUF1700 domain-containing protein → MNKEEYLKKLSKQIKKMSVDEKRDLLQDYEEHFRIGMEKGRREEEISKALGDPKNVAKQIKADYMVKKAEDKPSPTSIIEALAAVAGLGLFNIFVAVPSLLLAVVIISLVLAGSAVIVIGILITLSPLIHVFLPNFIYLPEYKGVGTLLWVLFGIALTVVGTIFVLVMSYVANKLYQMVIKLLKSNLEDIKENTLVFK, encoded by the coding sequence ATGAATAAGGAGGAATATCTTAAAAAACTCTCTAAACAGATAAAAAAGATGTCAGTAGATGAAAAAAGAGATTTACTTCAAGATTACGAAGAACACTTCAGAATAGGTATGGAAAAGGGTAGAAGAGAAGAAGAAATTTCAAAGGCATTGGGAGATCCAAAAAATGTTGCCAAGCAAATTAAAGCGGATTACATGGTCAAAAAGGCTGAAGATAAACCTTCTCCAACCAGTATAATAGAAGCGTTAGCAGCAGTTGCAGGACTTGGTCTTTTTAACATATTTGTAGCCGTACCTTCATTGCTCCTGGCAGTTGTTATCATAAGCTTAGTCCTGGCTGGATCAGCTGTGATAGTAATTGGAATTTTAATTACGCTATCACCACTAATACATGTGTTCTTACCCAACTTCATTTACTTACCTGAATATAAAGGAGTAGGAACTTTATTATGGGTTTTATTCGGAATCGCTCTGACGGTAGTGGGAACAATATTTGTACTAGTTATGTCCTACGTAGCCAACAAATTATACCAAATGGTAATTAAACTCTTAAAATCAAATTTAGAAGATATAAAAGAAAATACACTGGTATTTAAATAA
- a CDS encoding glutamate--cysteine ligase, with the protein MNWNFSEISESLLKEDKGKLLVEVNFGLEKESQRVLSNGELALTPHPIEFGDKLENERITTDFSESQIEIITPPCDSAEEVYEELNKINIEVENSIGDELLWPLSMPPKLPDEENIPIATFADTELGKYKEIYRKGLAIRYGKKMQMISGIHYNFSFGEGMINYLYEKYGENTDKRTFTNKIHFQVARNFLRYSWILIYLFGASPSCHTSYFSVINKEIDVIHDCCPRCAKIIKNADANTLTEDNNPNKFSHVCVAQMNQYATSLRVSRFGYSNSLKSMNIYYNSLEEYSEKIRKMISTEDNEYSKLGLYKDGIQIQLNENILQNENEFYSSIRLKQPLKSGETPLEALENRGVEYVELRILDLNPFEKLGLSLEQMKFIHVFMLFCLFEPSPLITELEHSNINANHHLVSLFGRKENLKLQNYDNNTVSLKSWAEELFEKLITIANFIYTSTGDNNYVESVEKEKLKLNDISLLPSERINREMESNNENYLEFGMKCAKNSQKSEVTSNSEKPDLRGKNYAKGI; encoded by the coding sequence ATGAACTGGAATTTTTCAGAAATATCAGAGTCTTTATTAAAAGAGGATAAAGGAAAATTGTTGGTAGAAGTAAATTTTGGACTGGAAAAAGAAAGTCAAAGGGTGTTATCTAATGGTGAACTTGCATTAACACCACATCCCATAGAATTTGGGGATAAACTAGAAAATGAAAGGATTACTACCGACTTTTCAGAAAGTCAGATCGAAATTATAACACCACCTTGCGATTCTGCTGAAGAAGTATACGAAGAGTTGAACAAGATAAACATCGAAGTTGAAAACTCAATAGGTGATGAACTATTATGGCCACTTAGTATGCCACCAAAACTTCCAGACGAAGAAAATATTCCAATTGCAACCTTTGCTGATACAGAACTTGGAAAGTACAAAGAAATATATAGAAAAGGATTGGCAATTAGATATGGTAAAAAAATGCAGATGATATCTGGTATACATTACAACTTCTCCTTTGGAGAGGGAATGATCAACTACCTCTACGAAAAATATGGTGAAAATACAGATAAACGTACGTTTACAAATAAAATACATTTTCAAGTGGCTAGAAATTTTTTGCGTTACAGTTGGATATTAATTTATCTGTTTGGAGCATCCCCATCTTGTCACACATCATATTTTTCTGTAATAAACAAGGAAATTGATGTTATTCATGACTGCTGTCCCCGATGTGCTAAGATCATTAAAAATGCAGATGCAAACACATTAACAGAAGATAACAATCCAAACAAATTTTCCCATGTTTGTGTAGCTCAAATGAATCAGTACGCCACATCACTACGTGTAAGCAGATTTGGATACTCAAACAGTCTTAAAAGTATGAACATCTATTACAATAGTTTAGAAGAATATTCTGAAAAGATACGTAAAATGATATCAACTGAAGACAACGAATATTCAAAATTAGGTTTATACAAAGATGGAATTCAAATACAACTAAATGAAAATATTCTGCAAAATGAAAACGAATTTTATTCCTCAATCAGATTAAAACAACCTCTTAAATCAGGAGAAACACCGTTAGAAGCTTTAGAAAATAGGGGTGTGGAGTATGTGGAGTTAAGAATTTTAGACTTGAATCCCTTCGAAAAACTGGGTTTAAGCCTTGAACAGATGAAATTTATCCATGTTTTCATGCTTTTCTGTTTATTTGAGCCCAGCCCATTGATTACAGAACTTGAACATTCAAACATTAATGCAAATCATCATTTAGTATCATTATTTGGTAGGAAAGAAAATTTAAAGTTACAAAACTACGATAACAACACAGTTAGTTTAAAATCCTGGGCCGAAGAACTGTTTGAAAAACTCATAACCATTGCAAATTTCATTTACACCTCCACAGGAGATAACAATTACGTGGAAAGTGTTGAAAAGGAGAAGCTTAAGCTTAACGATATTTCATTACTGCCCTCTGAAAGAATTAACAGAGAAATGGAATCAAATAACGAAAACTATTTAGAATTTGGAATGAAATGTGCTAAAAATTCGCAGAAATCTGAAGTCACATCCAACTCAGAAAAACCTGATCTTAGGGGGAAAAATTATGCAAAGGGAATATGA
- a CDS encoding MFS transporter, whose protein sequence is MELKSKTAQVGWTAAIIVSLSSFIISLDNTFMNVAISNLVVDLNTTIPVIQIIITVYALTMASLMLFGSKMQDVVGRKTTFIYGAIIFGIGTVIATFSVNAPMLLLGWSILEGIGAALMTPATASIIIGSYEEDRSTSAMAIRTSFASAGAGFGPIIGGFLTTFFSWRWGFGLEFFIILIILAFSRRLKTFTPSHKFSDLDMKGVVLLSSGIFIFVLGILSFNTSTTFEISSVIVGSGILLLSIFYIREKKIVLRDKIPIIDIKLFNNHNFTLGTASRMILNLALAGTVFVLPLFFQQEAGYSALATGFAILPLTVGVLIFSIASSRLSKRVEPKNLISLGFLVALISTLILSYQFDLNTHIKNIIPATLLLGMGLGLALPLTANIIMSSVSKDKQSDASGIMSTSSSLGASMGTAIIGVVMILATLNGLYSAFDQTYPNQFSQKEINEKFLFYQQKNDTTHNYLEKNQNSALTTIVNQTVKNAMRLVFEFITFIFLISFIVSLFIKPLKRKK, encoded by the coding sequence TTGGAACTAAAATCAAAAACAGCTCAAGTTGGTTGGACTGCAGCAATCATTGTGTCTTTGTCATCTTTCATAATTTCGTTGGATAACACCTTCATGAATGTGGCTATATCCAACCTTGTGGTGGATTTAAACACTACAATTCCAGTTATACAAATAATAATAACTGTTTACGCACTTACAATGGCATCATTAATGTTATTTGGAAGTAAGATGCAAGATGTGGTGGGAAGAAAAACAACATTCATTTATGGAGCTATAATATTTGGAATAGGGACTGTTATAGCAACATTCAGTGTTAATGCCCCTATGTTACTGCTGGGATGGTCCATTTTAGAGGGTATTGGTGCGGCTTTGATGACACCTGCCACAGCTTCAATTATTATAGGAAGTTATGAGGAAGACAGAAGCACATCTGCAATGGCTATTAGAACTTCGTTTGCTTCAGCAGGAGCTGGTTTTGGCCCAATAATTGGTGGATTCTTAACAACCTTCTTCAGCTGGAGATGGGGTTTTGGTCTGGAATTTTTCATCATACTGATAATATTAGCCTTTTCAAGAAGATTGAAAACATTTACACCATCACACAAATTTTCAGATCTGGATATGAAAGGAGTCGTACTACTATCATCCGGGATATTCATATTTGTTCTGGGAATTTTAAGTTTTAACACCTCCACAACTTTCGAAATATCTTCCGTTATAGTTGGATCTGGAATACTGTTACTTTCGATATTTTATATTAGAGAAAAAAAGATTGTTTTAAGGGATAAAATACCAATTATTGACATTAAACTCTTTAACAACCATAACTTCACACTTGGAACAGCCAGTAGAATGATATTAAATCTGGCTTTAGCTGGTACTGTTTTTGTTTTACCTCTATTTTTTCAACAAGAAGCAGGCTATAGTGCATTGGCAACTGGATTTGCTATTTTACCATTAACTGTAGGAGTTTTAATATTTTCAATAGCATCTTCCAGACTATCCAAGCGTGTTGAGCCTAAAAATCTTATTTCTCTGGGATTTTTAGTAGCATTAATTAGTACATTGATTTTAAGCTATCAGTTCGACTTAAACACCCATATTAAAAATATAATTCCAGCAACACTGCTTTTAGGTATGGGTTTAGGCCTTGCACTTCCATTAACAGCTAATATTATAATGTCTTCAGTAAGTAAAGATAAACAGTCAGATGCATCAGGCATTATGTCCACAAGTTCTAGTTTAGGTGCATCAATGGGAACGGCAATAATTGGTGTTGTAATGATACTTGCAACCTTAAATGGATTATATAGTGCCTTCGATCAAACATATCCAAACCAGTTTAGCCAAAAAGAGATTAATGAGAAATTTTTATTCTACCAACAAAAAAACGATACCACTCATAATTATCTGGAAAAAAATCAGAATTCCGCCTTAACAACTATCGTTAACCAAACTGTTAAAAACGCAATGAGATTAGTATTTGAATTTATAACATTCATATTTCTGATAAGTTTCATTGTCTCATTATTCATCAAACCTTTGAAAAGAAAGAAATAA
- a CDS encoding ABC transporter permease, whose amino-acid sequence MNLYKLAFKNIRRKKLRSALTALGIIIGAATIVVLLGIGAGATSEVQEQTNQYMYDVAITSSSSSGNLLMDPQTVSKIKNMSNLYDFREVTVFSQDINNTRVNFEGVNDWKQVKGINGTTGVVINKDTADKLGLHIGDRLTVNDQQLTITGISKPEQATYVYLDQKTAENITGNKVSAIYARSYDNPNSTVDEVEKQVTGVSAVTKSDKVAQLQENTNQAMLFIGIIAGIALVVGVISVINTMMMSVMERTRELGVLKAIGFTNWELKGSILFESGLLGFLGSILGVILGIIGIIVFANMLHFTDYIPQMMPLWLIGGVIVGSTLLCLLAGLYPAISASKLNVVEALRNE is encoded by the coding sequence ATGAATCTTTATAAATTAGCGTTTAAAAATATTCGCAGAAAAAAACTCCGAAGTGCATTGACTGCTTTAGGAATAATTATTGGAGCTGCTACAATTGTGGTGCTCCTAGGGATTGGAGCAGGAGCAACTTCAGAAGTACAAGAACAAACGAATCAGTACATGTACGATGTAGCTATAACTTCATCATCAAGTAGTGGAAATCTTTTGATGGATCCTCAAACTGTTTCGAAAATAAAAAATATGTCTAATCTCTATGATTTTAGAGAAGTTACTGTCTTTTCGCAAGATATTAACAATACAAGAGTAAACTTTGAAGGAGTCAATGATTGGAAACAAGTTAAAGGAATCAATGGTACAACGGGAGTAGTGATCAATAAAGATACTGCTGATAAACTTGGTCTTCATATAGGAGACAGACTTACAGTTAACGATCAACAATTAACCATCACTGGAATATCTAAACCTGAACAGGCTACTTATGTTTATTTAGACCAAAAAACTGCAGAAAATATAACTGGCAATAAAGTTAGTGCCATATATGCCCGTTCATATGACAACCCTAACTCGACGGTCGATGAAGTTGAAAAACAGGTTACTGGTGTTTCAGCAGTTACTAAATCAGATAAAGTTGCTCAACTTCAAGAGAATACCAACCAAGCTATGCTATTTATAGGAATTATTGCAGGTATTGCACTGGTTGTAGGAGTTATTAGTGTTATAAATACCATGATGATGAGCGTTATGGAGAGAACAAGAGAATTAGGAGTTTTAAAGGCAATTGGATTCACTAATTGGGAACTGAAGGGAAGTATACTCTTTGAATCTGGATTATTAGGTTTCTTAGGATCAATTTTAGGGGTGATACTGGGTATTATCGGCATAATAGTATTTGCAAACATGCTACATTTCACAGATTATATCCCTCAAATGATGCCACTTTGGTTAATTGGAGGGGTGATTGTAGGATCTACCCTATTATGTCTCTTGGCAGGATTGTACCCTGCAATAAGTGCTTCAAAATTAAATGTAGTGGAGGCTCTAAGAAATGAATAA
- the hdrB gene encoding ferredoxin:CoB-CoM heterodisulfide reductase subunit HdrB, whose amino-acid sequence MKLTPEKNILLFKSCLINVEYPGVESSTKYILDRIGIEYTVDDRQSCCTGLGYYFDLFDQLSTTAIAARNFKIGSSTGHNNIVTMCATCYAILKKSAEILNENSEARNEINDIMVKSGLKNMEYYQGDVDPAENIFHVAEIFFNKRNEISKFVKVDLSDLRVATHHACHYCKVFYKDAIEGVRDPNLLDELVAAVGVKTIGWYDHKKVTCGSGFRQRFINKEISLDVTGEKLQSLKDNNVDVLIHMCPNCQMQFDRYQPCIAEKLETEFEIFHLNIAQFIALAMGADPYTVVGIQTHTVSVTPLIERFKSKFDK is encoded by the coding sequence ATGAAATTAACACCCGAAAAAAATATTTTACTCTTTAAAAGTTGTTTAATCAATGTGGAATATCCTGGAGTGGAATCATCCACTAAATACATACTGGATAGAATAGGGATTGAATACACAGTTGATGATAGACAATCCTGCTGCACGGGACTTGGTTATTATTTTGATCTCTTTGATCAACTGTCTACTACTGCAATTGCAGCTAGAAATTTTAAAATAGGAAGTTCAACAGGCCATAATAATATTGTAACCATGTGTGCTACGTGTTATGCTATATTAAAGAAATCTGCTGAAATTTTAAATGAAAATTCTGAAGCTAGAAATGAAATAAATGATATAATGGTCAAATCAGGACTTAAGAATATGGAGTATTATCAAGGCGATGTGGATCCAGCAGAAAACATTTTTCACGTGGCAGAAATCTTCTTCAATAAAAGGAATGAAATTTCTAAATTTGTTAAAGTTGATCTCTCTGATCTAAGGGTTGCTACACATCATGCATGCCATTACTGTAAAGTATTCTACAAAGATGCCATCGAAGGTGTTCGAGATCCTAATCTTCTAGATGAACTAGTAGCAGCAGTTGGTGTTAAAACAATAGGATGGTACGATCATAAAAAAGTTACATGTGGTTCAGGATTCCGTCAAAGATTCATTAACAAAGAAATTTCGTTAGATGTTACAGGGGAAAAACTTCAATCTTTAAAGGATAATAACGTGGATGTACTCATTCATATGTGCCCTAACTGTCAGATGCAGTTTGACCGGTATCAACCATGTATTGCAGAAAAACTTGAGACTGAATTTGAAATTTTCCATTTAAACATTGCACAGTTCATTGCACTTGCAATGGGAGCAGATCCCTATACAGTCGTGGGCATACAAACCCATACAGTTTCAGTTACACCATTAATTGAGCGATTCAAGTCCAAGTTTGACAAATAA
- a CDS encoding ArsR/SmtB family transcription factor, which yields MDKFIWGILAGTKGTANRVRIIDELKNRPYNVNQLAEKLELDYKTVKHHIHVLETNHMVTSNGRKYGNLYFLSDKMEQNYDSFEEIKEEFIKSNDDTCAHVGHPS from the coding sequence ATGGATAAATTTATTTGGGGAATACTTGCAGGTACTAAGGGAACAGCAAACCGTGTTCGAATTATAGATGAACTTAAAAATAGACCATACAATGTTAATCAGCTAGCTGAAAAACTTGAACTGGATTATAAAACTGTGAAGCACCACATACACGTCTTAGAAACAAATCACATGGTAACATCAAATGGAAGAAAATACGGCAATTTATACTTCCTTTCAGATAAAATGGAACAAAATTACGACAGTTTTGAGGAGATAAAGGAAGAATTCATAAAATCAAATGACGATACATGTGCCCATGTTGGTCACCCATCATAA
- the hdrC gene encoding ferredoxin:CoB-CoM heterodisulfide reductase subunit HdrC: MRTIKLKKDPLKLLNDVLKHLKASPELGIFKCVQCGMCSSVCPAAKRTDYDPKEMLGRVLQDDETVVDDDTIWYCFSCYTCNSVCPSGNNACEVNQILRQMAIDKGDVQRIESFTPYGDSFMKKGIGTIPEKYYEDMVSDSGPECMNIKMDIQNIRSSLGLGNYILPDDAVNEIDLILKNSGFMERIEMIKGCKK; this comes from the coding sequence ATGAGAACTATCAAGTTGAAAAAAGATCCATTAAAATTACTTAATGATGTATTAAAACATTTAAAAGCCTCCCCAGAACTTGGAATCTTCAAGTGTGTTCAATGTGGAATGTGCAGCTCCGTTTGTCCAGCTGCCAAGCGTACAGACTACGATCCAAAGGAAATGTTAGGGCGTGTTTTGCAAGATGATGAAACTGTTGTGGATGATGATACAATATGGTACTGTTTTTCATGCTACACATGTAACAGTGTTTGTCCATCTGGAAATAATGCATGCGAAGTGAATCAAATATTAAGACAAATGGCTATTGATAAAGGGGATGTTCAAAGGATTGAATCCTTCACTCCATATGGGGACAGCTTCATGAAGAAGGGAATTGGAACAATCCCAGAAAAGTATTATGAAGATATGGTTAGCGATTCAGGTCCAGAATGTATGAACATAAAAATGGATATACAAAATATTCGCAGCTCCCTGGGTTTGGGAAATTACATATTACCTGATGATGCTGTTAATGAAATAGATTTAATACTTAAAAATTCAGGATTTATGGAAAGAATTGAAATGATAAAGGGATGTAAAAAATGA
- a CDS encoding ABC transporter ATP-binding protein — protein sequence MNNNVLEFENVSKTYKMGDETIKALDGLNVALKRGSFKAVMGPSGSGKSTFLHVAGILDMPTSGLIQINGKETKKLSNKEQAKLRRNEIGFIFQRFNLMSQLTVLENVMLPMIEENTNKAIELLNKMGLSSKADKYPSHLSGGEQQRVAIARALINDPSIILADEPTGELDTKNANAIMQILKDLNQKDGVSIVVVTHNQASADYADEILHMSDGNFVENAN from the coding sequence ATGAATAATAATGTACTTGAATTCGAAAATGTTTCTAAAACATATAAAATGGGAGACGAAACAATAAAAGCCCTTGATGGATTAAATGTGGCATTAAAGAGAGGTTCATTTAAAGCAGTCATGGGACCTTCTGGATCAGGTAAATCCACATTTCTTCATGTTGCAGGAATACTTGACATGCCCACATCAGGTTTAATCCAGATAAATGGAAAAGAAACCAAGAAGTTATCAAATAAAGAACAGGCAAAACTTCGAAGAAATGAGATAGGATTTATATTTCAGAGATTTAATCTGATGTCCCAACTCACAGTCCTTGAAAACGTCATGCTTCCAATGATCGAAGAAAATACCAACAAAGCTATAGAACTATTAAATAAAATGGGTTTAAGTTCAAAGGCTGACAAGTATCCGTCGCATCTTTCAGGAGGTGAACAACAACGTGTTGCAATAGCCAGAGCCCTTATAAACGATCCTTCAATTATTCTGGCTGATGAACCAACAGGTGAACTCGATACTAAAAATGCAAACGCAATAATGCAGATACTCAAGGATCTGAATCAAAAGGATGGAGTAAGCATAGTTGTTGTTACCCATAATCAAGCGTCAGCAGATTATGCAGATGAAATTCTCCATATGAGTGATGGAAATTTCGTTGAAAATGCAAACTAA
- the gshAB gene encoding bifunctional glutamate--cysteine ligase GshA/glutathione synthetase GshB, with protein sequence MQREYEQLELSTQIIINEAQKRGVEVEVLDWDENFIRLIKGDRVEYIKQGTKTSLDNYVVPLIMENKELTKLILREHDINVPDSVTVKNLECSMEIYSDFENKDIVIKPKSANFGEGVLIIKDLKSKEVYANAIEDAFNYSEDVLIEDYVAGEEYRFLVVTDEVLAVMYRVPANVKGDGINNIQELVDEKNQDPRRGKGYITPLEKIEIGPIERHNLNAQNIDVNYVPKKGEVVYLRENSNLSTGGDSIDFTDEVHEDYKQIAIKSAEAVEAKICGVDIIIPDVKAKPDKNNHSIIELNFNPVIYPHNFPYIGQNRHVEKKILDLLKF encoded by the coding sequence ATGCAAAGGGAATATGAACAACTTGAACTATCAACCCAAATAATTATCAACGAAGCACAAAAAAGAGGAGTTGAAGTGGAGGTATTAGATTGGGATGAAAATTTTATTCGGTTAATAAAAGGGGATAGAGTTGAATACATTAAACAAGGCACGAAAACTTCTTTAGATAATTACGTGGTGCCTCTTATCATGGAAAATAAGGAATTGACTAAGTTAATTCTACGAGAGCATGATATCAATGTTCCAGACAGTGTTACTGTGAAAAATTTAGAGTGTTCAATGGAAATATACTCTGACTTTGAAAATAAGGATATTGTGATAAAACCTAAATCTGCTAATTTTGGTGAGGGTGTTCTAATTATTAAAGACCTGAAATCCAAGGAAGTTTACGCTAATGCAATTGAAGATGCATTTAATTACAGTGAAGATGTTTTGATAGAAGATTATGTTGCTGGGGAAGAATATAGATTTCTTGTTGTGACAGACGAAGTTCTAGCAGTGATGTACAGGGTACCTGCAAATGTTAAGGGTGATGGAATAAACAACATTCAAGAATTGGTAGATGAAAAAAATCAGGACCCAAGAAGGGGTAAAGGATACATAACACCACTTGAAAAGATAGAAATAGGTCCCATTGAAAGACACAACCTAAATGCACAAAATATAGATGTTAATTATGTTCCAAAAAAAGGTGAAGTTGTTTATCTCAGGGAAAATTCTAATTTAAGTACTGGCGGGGACAGTATCGACTTTACAGATGAAGTTCATGAAGATTATAAACAAATTGCAATAAAATCAGCAGAAGCTGTCGAAGCAAAAATCTGTGGAGTTGACATCATCATTCCAGATGTGAAGGCAAAACCTGATAAAAATAATCACAGCATCATCGAATTAAACTTTAATCCAGTTATATATCCCCATAATTTCCCATATATCGGTCAAAATCGACATGTTGAGAAGAAAATACTGGATTTATTAAAATTTTAG
- a CDS encoding PadR family transcriptional regulator, giving the protein MNAQFKKGVLELCVLVLLDRKDCYGYEMVDEISKNISISEGTIYPLLRRLKKENLVSSYLKESQDGPPRKYYRITELGKEKKENLVAEWDTFSAAVKNLLNYKTATGD; this is encoded by the coding sequence ATGAATGCTCAATTTAAAAAAGGAGTGCTTGAACTTTGTGTTCTAGTACTACTTGACCGAAAGGACTGTTATGGTTACGAAATGGTGGATGAAATATCTAAAAATATTTCTATTTCGGAAGGCACCATATATCCTCTTTTAAGACGACTAAAAAAGGAAAATTTAGTCAGTTCATATTTAAAAGAGTCTCAAGATGGTCCTCCACGTAAATATTATCGTATCACAGAACTAGGAAAGGAAAAAAAGGAAAATTTAGTAGCAGAGTGGGATACATTTTCTGCAGCCGTTAAAAATTTACTTAATTATAAAACAGCAACTGGTGATTAA